A stretch of Lentibacillus sp. JNUCC-1 DNA encodes these proteins:
- the sigK gene encoding RNA polymerase sporulation sigma factor SigK: protein MSGILSVLAMIIKETMFFVSYVKNHVFPQPLPPEEEADCIKKMQAGDHDARNKLIEHNLRLVAHIVKKFDNTGEDTEDLISIGTIGLIKGVESYSPDKGTKLATYAARCIENEILMHLRALRKVKKDISLHDPIGEDKEGNEISLIDILEAENQDIIEYIQLNMEIEKMQEYLSILDQREREVIIYRYGLNGQKEMTQKEIAAKLDISRSYVSRIEKRALMKVFHEYYRDERQKRE from the coding sequence TTGTCCGGAATCCTAAGTGTTCTGGCAATGATTATTAAAGAAACGATGTTTTTTGTTTCTTATGTTAAAAATCATGTTTTCCCTCAACCTCTGCCCCCTGAAGAAGAAGCTGACTGCATTAAAAAAATGCAAGCAGGCGATCATGATGCACGCAATAAACTTATCGAACACAATTTACGTCTGGTCGCTCATATTGTTAAGAAATTTGATAACACTGGTGAAGATACCGAGGACTTAATTTCAATCGGGACAATCGGGTTAATAAAAGGGGTTGAGAGCTATTCCCCAGACAAGGGAACAAAGCTCGCCACATATGCTGCCAGATGCATAGAAAATGAGATTCTTATGCACCTGAGAGCACTACGAAAAGTGAAAAAAGACATTTCTCTGCACGATCCCATCGGTGAGGACAAAGAAGGGAATGAGATCAGTCTTATTGATATTCTGGAGGCGGAAAACCAGGATATTATTGAATACATTCAGTTAAATATGGAAATTGAAAAGATGCAAGAATATTTATCTATACTGGACCAACGAGAACGTGAGGTGATCATCTATCGCTACGGGCTAAACGGACAAAAAGAAATGACTCAGAAAGAAATCGCAGCGAAATTGGATATATCAAGAAGTTACGTATCCAGAATTGAAAAGCGAGCACTGATGAAAGTATTTCATGAGTATTATCGTGATGAAAGACAAAAAAGAGAATAA
- the mnhG gene encoding monovalent cation/H(+) antiporter subunit G yields the protein MIETGTEILLNVSVALFLLIGTFFVLSSSLGIVRFPDLYTRLHAATKASTLGISAMLIGTFIFLYAEHDIVSGKLLLAIIFILLTAPVSGHMISRAAHRSGVKPIAPNRSDAYEDDMQKQENY from the coding sequence TTGATCGAGACCGGAACTGAAATTTTATTGAACGTGAGTGTGGCACTGTTTCTCTTAATCGGTACCTTTTTCGTATTATCAAGCTCGCTGGGTATTGTAAGATTTCCGGATCTGTACACGAGGTTGCATGCCGCAACAAAAGCTTCAACACTTGGGATCTCCGCCATGTTAATCGGTACGTTTATATTTCTTTATGCTGAACATGACATTGTCAGTGGCAAATTGCTTCTGGCCATTATATTCATATTGCTCACAGCACCTGTTTCAGGACATATGATTTCAAGGGCGGCACATCGAAGCGGTGTTAAGCCTATTGCACCAAATCGCAGTGATGCTTACGAAGATGACATGCAAAAACAGGAAAATTATTAA
- a CDS encoding YrrS family protein, whose product MSDFNEQSRINRHEKRRKNTKLISILLIAGTILVIVLIGFALFGDGGAEENDSPDNDKQATENNTQDKNAEADEHTNQSNDTSQNDEEQSEDGSNQQNDQENSETNDDHEKAEQLESDDDNVIEAFTRHWEPIGTEQSGPHTVTYSDGSQDRIEMEKAMRLAANVDEEDVLYLWLENNGDQKVRATFSNREQNQHYRVYLTWVDQEGWKPTRVEILKENDQKYRFQN is encoded by the coding sequence ATGAGTGATTTTAATGAGCAGTCACGGATCAACCGGCATGAAAAAAGGCGGAAGAACACAAAATTAATTTCAATTCTACTCATTGCAGGAACGATTTTGGTTATCGTTTTAATTGGTTTTGCGCTCTTTGGAGACGGCGGAGCTGAAGAGAATGACAGTCCAGATAACGATAAGCAAGCAACTGAAAATAACACACAAGATAAAAATGCAGAAGCGGACGAGCATACAAATCAGTCAAACGACACCTCTCAAAATGATGAGGAGCAATCTGAGGATGGTTCAAATCAACAGAATGATCAAGAAAACAGCGAAACAAATGACGACCACGAAAAAGCTGAACAACTTGAATCTGATGATGACAATGTGATAGAAGCCTTCACAAGACATTGGGAACCTATTGGTACAGAGCAATCAGGTCCGCACACTGTAACATACAGTGATGGCTCACAAGACCGGATTGAAATGGAAAAAGCCATGCGCCTTGCAGCAAATGTCGATGAAGAAGATGTTCTTTATTTATGGCTTGAAAACAACGGAGACCAAAAGGTGCGTGCCACTTTCTCAAACCGTGAACAAAACCAGCATTACCGTGTTTACTTAACCTGGGTGGATCAGGAGGGGTGGAAGCCTACACGGGTTGAAATTCTTAAAGAAAATGACCAAAAATATCGTTTTCAAAATTAG
- a CDS encoding Na(+)/H(+) antiporter subunit F1, with protein MNDLLSLSARFLDIAVLLSIIGISLSLVLLLYRIIKGPTNPDRAVALDAIGINLMGVAALVSIVLISSKLNDVVLLIGILSFLGTLAVAKYLEAGVIIDRDRN; from the coding sequence ATGAACGATTTATTATCACTATCTGCTCGTTTTCTGGATATTGCAGTTTTATTGAGCATAATAGGCATCTCACTTTCTCTCGTGTTGCTGCTGTATAGGATTATTAAAGGACCGACTAATCCTGATCGAGCTGTGGCGCTTGATGCGATCGGTATTAATCTGATGGGAGTAGCAGCACTTGTTTCAATCGTTCTGATCTCCTCCAAACTGAACGATGTCGTGCTGCTCATAGGGATTTTGTCCTTCCTGGGTACATTAGCCGTTGCAAAATACTTAGAGGCAGGTGTCATCATTGATCGAGACCGGAACTGA
- the greA gene encoding transcription elongation factor GreA: MAAEKSYYMTKEGKEKLEQELHYMKTDKRQEVVERIKVARDFGDLSENSEYDSAKEEQAFVESRIAQLENMIRHAVIIENDEANSDVVALGKTVTFQELPDGDEETYTIVGSAEADPFEGKISNDSPMAKSLLGHEIGSEVTAVTPGGDIHVKIIKVD, encoded by the coding sequence ATGGCTGCAGAAAAAAGCTATTATATGACTAAAGAGGGAAAAGAGAAACTCGAACAGGAATTACATTATATGAAGACGGATAAAAGACAAGAAGTGGTTGAGCGGATTAAAGTTGCACGAGACTTCGGTGATTTGTCCGAGAACTCAGAGTATGATTCAGCCAAAGAGGAGCAGGCTTTTGTCGAATCAAGAATAGCACAACTGGAAAACATGATTCGTCACGCAGTCATTATTGAAAATGATGAAGCCAATTCTGATGTGGTGGCACTCGGTAAAACGGTTACTTTCCAGGAACTCCCTGATGGAGATGAAGAAACCTATACGATTGTTGGTAGTGCTGAAGCTGATCCATTTGAAGGTAAAATTTCAAATGATTCACCAATGGCCAAGAGTCTTTTGGGTCACGAAATAGGAAGTGAGGTCACTGCTGTTACACCAGGCGGGGATATTCACGTAAAGATTATCAAAGTAGATTAA
- a CDS encoding Na(+)/H(+) antiporter subunit C has protein sequence MEIIISILAGILVATAVYNLLQKQLLRIVIGTVLLSHGAHLLILTMGKLKRGQPPILQDGISKYTDPLPQALILTSIVISFGITSLLLVLAYRTATENETDNMEELRGKTNE, from the coding sequence TCGATTTTAGCAGGTATTCTTGTTGCAACCGCAGTATACAACTTGCTGCAAAAACAGTTGCTCAGAATCGTCATCGGAACAGTTCTTCTGTCCCACGGTGCCCATTTGCTTATTTTAACAATGGGAAAGCTTAAACGTGGGCAGCCGCCTATTCTGCAGGATGGTATCTCTAAATATACAGATCCGCTGCCTCAAGCGCTCATATTGACTTCCATTGTCATCAGCTTCGGGATTACCAGCCTCCTGCTCGTACTTGCTTATCGTACCGCAACAGAAAATGAAACAGATAACATGGAAGAATTAAGGGGAAAAACAAATGAGTAA
- a CDS encoding Na+/H+ antiporter subunit D produces MSNLAVLPIILPLLSGIIVAFFSKKVMLSRTLAAAFTLVNASVAAYLAWVVFTDGSVVLETGGWVAPYGIVIVADPLSAILVLTTNIVALACVFYAPYALTVKKEKHFFYAFYFFLISGVSGAFLTGDLFNLFVFFEVLLMASYALIVLGGDKVQLRESIKYVLINLFSSILFVTAIAFLYGIVGTVNMAQIAERVGEVEQSGALTTIAILLLFVFATKAALFPLYYWLPKSYIVPNPVVSALFGALLTKVGIYSILRVFSLIFIHKLELTHELFIWIAALSMIFGVIGALSTNNIKLIIAYNIIPAIGFIMMGIGVFNDSSMSGSVYYLVHDMIIKTALFLIAGAVAYVAGTSDLKKMGGLLHHYPVLGWLLFLSAFVLAGIPPFSGFIGKLLLLEGAVAKDEIIIVIIALITSLLILYSIIKIFINGFWGEKKPLEGEKKSTAGFVVPITFLLAFSVFLGVGAEYVYPSIESISTYLLNPDLYIDSVLKE; encoded by the coding sequence ATGAGTAACCTAGCCGTACTACCAATTATTCTACCATTACTCTCGGGTATTATTGTGGCATTCTTCAGCAAGAAGGTCATGCTTTCCCGGACTCTAGCTGCCGCATTTACTTTAGTTAACGCTAGTGTTGCAGCCTACCTTGCATGGGTTGTATTTACTGATGGATCAGTTGTTCTTGAGACTGGAGGGTGGGTGGCACCATATGGCATTGTCATTGTTGCAGACCCACTGTCAGCCATCCTTGTGCTCACCACTAACATCGTGGCGCTGGCCTGTGTTTTTTATGCCCCTTATGCACTGACGGTTAAAAAGGAAAAGCATTTCTTTTACGCGTTTTATTTCTTTTTAATCTCAGGTGTGAGTGGTGCATTTCTGACAGGTGATCTATTTAACTTGTTCGTATTTTTTGAAGTGCTGCTGATGGCTTCCTATGCTTTAATTGTACTTGGTGGCGATAAAGTCCAATTGAGGGAGTCCATAAAATATGTATTAATTAACTTGTTCTCTTCAATTCTATTTGTAACAGCCATTGCATTTCTGTACGGGATTGTCGGAACAGTTAATATGGCACAGATTGCAGAGCGTGTTGGCGAAGTGGAACAGAGTGGAGCCCTGACCACAATTGCGATTTTGCTTTTGTTTGTGTTTGCCACAAAGGCGGCGTTATTCCCGCTTTATTACTGGCTTCCAAAATCATATATTGTTCCAAATCCTGTTGTTTCTGCTCTGTTTGGGGCGTTGCTTACCAAAGTCGGGATCTATTCAATCTTAAGGGTTTTTTCGCTTATATTCATCCACAAACTCGAGTTAACACATGAACTTTTCATTTGGATTGCTGCTTTGTCCATGATTTTTGGGGTTATTGGAGCATTATCAACCAATAACATCAAATTGATCATAGCCTATAACATTATCCCGGCCATAGGTTTTATCATGATGGGAATCGGCGTTTTTAACGACTCGTCTATGAGTGGGTCCGTCTACTACCTCGTTCATGATATGATTATTAAAACCGCGCTGTTTCTAATTGCAGGTGCGGTCGCATATGTTGCTGGTACCTCTGATCTTAAGAAGATGGGCGGTTTGCTGCATCATTACCCTGTACTAGGATGGCTGCTCTTCCTATCTGCGTTCGTGCTTGCAGGAATTCCACCATTCAGTGGTTTTATCGGGAAACTGCTGCTCCTTGAAGGTGCGGTTGCAAAAGATGAGATTATCATTGTAATCATTGCTTTAATCACAAGTTTGTTGATTCTCTATTCCATCATTAAAATATTTATCAATGGCTTCTGGGGTGAGAAGAAACCGTTAGAAGGCGAAAAGAAATCCACCGCCGGATTTGTGGTTCCGATCACCTTTTTACTCGCCTTTTCAGTTTTTCTCGGTGTAGGTGCAGAGTATGTATATCCGTCCATTGAATCCATTTCAACGTATTTGCTGAATCCAGATCTTTACATTGATTCAGTATTAAAGGAGTAG
- a CDS encoding O-methyltransferase has translation MSEELKQYLCQFRSTDPKWMQDLQEQAKNQRVPIMEKDSLTFMLHLLRIHKPKRILEIGTAIGYSALCMADTCPQAEIVTIEKDSQRYKEAVLNIQKLSMSDKIEIVYGDAREVLPGLSDTAPFDFVFIDAAKGQYQNYFGQAVRLLTQTGVIVSDNVLFRGFVYGKVDIPTRYQSMVTKIRHYNEWLMQHPDFHTTIVPLGDGLAISSKKK, from the coding sequence ATGAGTGAAGAACTTAAACAATATTTGTGTCAGTTTAGGAGTACTGACCCGAAATGGATGCAGGATCTTCAAGAACAAGCGAAAAATCAGCGTGTCCCCATAATGGAAAAAGACAGTCTGACATTTATGCTGCATTTACTCCGCATTCATAAACCAAAACGGATACTTGAAATCGGTACAGCAATCGGGTATTCTGCTCTCTGTATGGCTGACACCTGCCCTCAGGCTGAGATTGTAACGATTGAAAAAGACAGCCAAAGATACAAAGAAGCGGTGTTAAATATCCAGAAGTTAAGCATGTCGGACAAAATTGAGATTGTATATGGAGATGCTCGCGAAGTATTACCAGGGTTATCAGATACGGCACCTTTTGACTTTGTTTTTATTGATGCTGCCAAAGGACAGTATCAAAACTATTTTGGTCAAGCTGTCCGTTTATTGACACAAACAGGTGTAATCGTATCTGATAATGTCTTGTTCAGAGGATTTGTGTACGGAAAAGTGGATATTCCAACACGTTATCAATCAATGGTCACGAAGATCAGGCATTACAATGAATGGCTCATGCAACACCCCGATTTCCATACAACCATCGTCCCGCTCGGTGATGGCTTGGCCATAAGCAGCAAAAAGAAATAA
- a CDS encoding 5'-methylthioadenosine/adenosylhomocysteine nucleosidase, with translation MTIGIIGAMDEEIALIKQEMTQLKETVVANTLFVEGMLKGKRVVLLKSGIGKVNAAMATTIMHEQYRPACVINTGSAGGVASNLEVGDIVISTSVIHHDVDATAFNYVYGQVPQMPFKFHTDNELAALTRAAANSFNIRTGEGVIATGDSFISDPVRVREIQNRHSDVLAVEMEAAAIAQVCYQYDVPFIVIRALSDIAGKESPVSFDTFLETAAQNASALIFETVPHIE, from the coding sequence ATGACGATTGGCATTATTGGTGCAATGGATGAAGAAATTGCTCTCATAAAACAAGAAATGACACAATTGAAGGAGACTGTTGTTGCCAACACCTTGTTTGTTGAAGGCATGCTAAAGGGGAAAAGAGTAGTCCTGTTAAAATCGGGTATCGGAAAAGTAAATGCAGCAATGGCAACTACAATTATGCATGAACAATACAGGCCTGCTTGTGTAATAAATACTGGCTCTGCAGGTGGTGTCGCTTCTAATCTAGAAGTTGGGGATATCGTCATCTCCACCTCTGTCATCCACCACGATGTAGATGCTACAGCTTTTAACTATGTATATGGACAAGTACCGCAAATGCCCTTTAAGTTTCATACTGACAATGAATTAGCGGCACTGACAAGAGCAGCCGCCAATTCATTTAACATCCGCACTGGTGAAGGTGTCATTGCAACGGGGGATTCATTCATATCAGATCCGGTCAGAGTCAGAGAAATACAGAATCGCCATTCAGATGTTCTGGCAGTAGAAATGGAAGCAGCTGCGATTGCCCAGGTCTGCTATCAGTATGATGTGCCTTTTATTGTGATCAGGGCTTTATCCGACATCGCCGGCAAAGAATCTCCTGTTTCGTTTGACACATTTTTGGAAACTGCTGCTCAAAATGCGAGTGCGTTAATCTTTGAAACTGTTCCGCATATTGAATAG
- the udk gene encoding uridine kinase, with protein sequence MTNKPVVIGVAGGSGSGKTSVTKSICRRFSDTTILVIEQDYYYKDQSHLPYEERLQTNYDHPLAFDNDLLIDHMFKLLNHDPIEKPVYDYKRHTRSEDVIHVEPKEVIILEGILILEDPRLLDLMDIKVYVDTDPDIRIIRRLMRDIKERGRTLDSVIDQYVNNVRPSHLQFVEPTKRYADIIIPEGGQNHVAIDIMATKIQHILSAK encoded by the coding sequence ATGACAAACAAACCAGTTGTAATAGGGGTCGCAGGAGGCAGCGGCAGCGGCAAGACTTCTGTTACCAAATCCATCTGTCGCCGGTTTTCAGATACTACGATTCTTGTAATTGAGCAGGATTATTATTATAAAGATCAGAGTCATCTGCCGTATGAAGAAAGGCTACAGACAAATTATGACCATCCTTTGGCATTTGATAACGATCTGCTTATTGATCATATGTTTAAGCTTTTAAACCATGACCCGATTGAGAAACCTGTCTATGATTATAAGCGTCATACAAGATCAGAAGATGTGATTCATGTAGAACCGAAAGAAGTTATTATTTTGGAAGGCATTCTGATACTTGAAGATCCGCGGCTTCTTGACTTGATGGATATCAAAGTATATGTTGATACAGATCCAGATATCCGTATTATTCGCAGGCTGATGCGCGATATTAAAGAGCGTGGCAGAACGCTTGACTCAGTTATTGATCAGTATGTCAACAATGTCAGACCCAGTCATTTGCAGTTTGTGGAACCGACAAAACGCTATGCTGATATTATTATTCCTGAGGGCGGACAGAACCATGTGGCGATTGATATCATGGCCACTAAAATTCAGCATATATTATCCGCTAAATAA
- a CDS encoding Na+/H+ antiporter subunit E, whose amino-acid sequence MAFQIVINLIIACMWMFLKESYTFASFVSGYLWGILLLLLLNRFIPDSFYMRRVGKVIKLLLLFVKELLLSNIEIVKLVYKRNPEFEPGIFKLPLDLTSNWEITLLANLITLTPGTLSVAVSDDNSHIYIHAMDIDDMDESIQSIKDTFEKAIMEVTR is encoded by the coding sequence ATGGCTTTTCAAATTGTCATTAACCTCATCATCGCTTGCATGTGGATGTTTTTAAAGGAATCCTATACCTTTGCCAGTTTTGTGTCAGGGTATCTATGGGGCATCCTACTATTGCTATTGCTCAATCGTTTTATCCCAGATTCATTTTATATGCGGCGTGTCGGTAAGGTCATTAAACTCCTTCTCCTGTTCGTAAAAGAACTGCTGTTGTCGAACATAGAGATTGTTAAGCTTGTATATAAACGAAATCCTGAGTTTGAACCTGGCATATTTAAATTGCCGCTTGATTTAACAAGTAATTGGGAGATTACATTATTGGCCAACTTAATAACGCTGACACCCGGAACGCTCTCAGTAGCCGTGTCTGATGATAACTCACATATCTATATTCACGCCATGGATATAGATGATATGGATGAATCCATTCAGTCTATTAAAGATACGTTTGAAAAAGCCATCATGGAGGTGACACGATGA